Genomic window (Oryza sativa Japonica Group chromosome 3, ASM3414082v1):
CCTTGCCGCCCTCGGGATCTACTTCTGTAAATGTTTTCGCCGtacaatatttctgtaaatattaaaaaataaaaatttaaaaatgaaaaaacttAGGCAAAGCGAAGTGGCTGGAACCTTTACCTGGGCCAATCAAAAGCCGGTCCATTTGGCCCACTAACCCCGGCCCAACAAAAACCGGTTTAATGGGCCTCCATCTAAAAATCCTATCCTTATCTATCCACTGGACACGAAGGCAACACACCTCGCCTACCTCCACTCTCTCGCGCTCGCTCTCCAATGCCGCCACCAATGGCGctctccatctcctccaccgccgcggcgaccgCTCTCCTCCCGACTCTCCCGCCCTCGCGCTCGCGCCTGCGCGTCGCGCCGCGcagggcggcggctcgggtggCGCGCGTGGTGTCGGCCGGATACGCCGCGGGGTTctacggcggggcggcggctgcggccggTGGCGAGAACGACGAGGTGGGGGATGAGGAGGGTTCGTCCTCGGGGTTCGGTGCTGGGCTAGGGATAGGAGGCGGTGGGCTTGGGATGtcggccgcggaggcggcgctggcgctggaggagcgggAGATGCCGCCGTGCCCGCCCGGGCTTCGCCAGTACGAGACCATGGTCGTGCTCCGCCCCGACATGTCCGAGGAGGAGCGCCTCGCCCTCATACAGCGTTACGAGGAGGTAAAAATCAAAATTACTAGTAAATAATTAGCTGCACTGACTAGGCGCCAATGCATTTGCTATCTGCTGCAGTAGACATGAATTTCCGAGGAAGATTTGTAGTGGCCAATGCATGAGAATTTTATCTTTTGCCAGTTTATGGTAAATCGGGCTGAATTTATGGCACACTGgtaaaactcaaaatcactACTAGTGGTAAATAATTAGCTGCATTGACTAGACGCCAATGCATTTTGGATTTGGGCTATGCTGCAGACCTGCTCCTGCAGTTGACATGAATTTCTAGGAAGGTTTGTACTGGCCAATGCATGAACTTGTCATCTTTTCCCAGTTTATGGTAAACCAGGATGAGTTAATGGCATACTTGTTTCTTATTAAAAATGCTGTCATTTGGCTCGTTCTGTCATTAACATTGCTTAAAATCATATATCAGTCATTGTAGGTGAAGCTGAAGCAAATCATTTTGTTGCAAATGTATACTTTCTGGTCAACAGCTACAGCCCCATATTATTTGCGTATGTCATAGTGGAGATACAGGAAGCATAAAATTGTTTCTGCTGTAGAACATACGTTTACTACAGAACCTACcaaaaaaatagttttgttaTTATATATCCATCATTCCATCCTGCGCGCACAATCTCCTGCATTGTTTAGTAGGAGTAGTAGCAATCACCAGTTAACACGCATTCAAGTTTAccttggtctttttttttttttgtcccatAATTGTCTTGGTTGATGATCAATCAAGCCTCTTGCCCATTCTGTAACCTTAAATTTGATGGTATCCTGAAGTGTGACTTCACTCCATAAGATGTTCACTTGCTACAAACCTATCTGCAATTTGCTTACTGAGTTACTTATGGTGGTTTTTCGCATGTCTTGCAGCTCCTTGTTGCGGGTGGCGCCATGTATGTGGAAGTCTTCAACCGAGGAGTCATCCCACTGGCATACAGCATCAGGAAGAGGAACAGCAGGACT
Coding sequences:
- the LOC4334749 gene encoding small ribosomal subunit protein bS6c; the encoded protein is MPPPMALSISSTAAATALLPTLPPSRSRLRVAPRRAAARVARVVSAGYAAGFYGGAAAAAGGENDEVGDEEGSSSGFGAGLGIGGGGLGMSAAEAALALEEREMPPCPPGLRQYETMVVLRPDMSEEERLALIQRYEELLVAGGAMYVEVFNRGVIPLAYSIRKRNSRTGLPSTYYDGIYLLVTYFTKPESLDALQMRLNADDDVIRSTSFKVRKRKAF